From a single Paraburkholderia youngii genomic region:
- a CDS encoding porin has product MKYKKTVCAATVALMSHAAWADSYLQQWLSAWPSMESAIQQNGVQLYGAVDMGLNFQSVSGTSKWQTQSGGVHTSQFGLFGREDLGGGLKAEFNLENGFMANNGAFGTSNTLFDRAAWVGLNSATWGVVRLGLQPTANLPEVIDPFGEVTTNSVVAWLAGGAVQTPKGVGYNADLGPGSSQVLVRASNAVTWTTPRVMGFGATFLYAFNNQAGVSPNASNQGVVASWTNGTWYLSGAYNRVWSSPVETSAGKQTVRNDIYGVSAIYDVGSYVLTAAFAQVAPKLAGNGIARSYIVGATVPWGRHAVRASVVYRDTSGVRDSAGDPAKDSALGAMLGYDYSLSKRTSLYARAGFIRNYGISSVILNSNPLPLQTGTASPELGTTPMTASLGIYHLF; this is encoded by the coding sequence ATGAAATATAAAAAGACCGTTTGCGCCGCGACCGTGGCGCTGATGTCACATGCGGCCTGGGCCGACTCGTACCTGCAGCAATGGCTGTCCGCGTGGCCGTCGATGGAAAGCGCGATCCAGCAGAACGGCGTTCAGCTGTACGGCGCCGTCGACATGGGTCTGAACTTCCAGAGCGTCAGCGGCACCTCGAAGTGGCAAACGCAGAGCGGCGGCGTTCATACGTCGCAATTTGGGTTGTTTGGCCGCGAAGATCTCGGCGGCGGCCTGAAGGCGGAATTCAACCTCGAAAACGGCTTCATGGCGAACAATGGCGCGTTCGGCACCAGCAACACGCTGTTCGACCGCGCCGCATGGGTCGGGCTGAACTCGGCGACATGGGGTGTGGTGCGCCTCGGCTTGCAACCGACCGCGAACCTGCCGGAAGTCATCGACCCATTCGGCGAAGTGACGACGAACTCGGTTGTCGCGTGGCTCGCCGGCGGTGCGGTGCAGACGCCGAAGGGCGTCGGCTACAACGCGGACCTCGGGCCGGGTTCGAGCCAGGTGCTGGTGCGCGCGAGCAACGCGGTGACATGGACCACGCCGCGGGTGATGGGCTTCGGCGCGACGTTCCTGTATGCGTTCAACAACCAGGCCGGCGTGTCGCCGAATGCGTCGAATCAGGGCGTGGTCGCGTCGTGGACGAACGGCACGTGGTACCTGTCGGGTGCCTACAACCGCGTGTGGAGCTCGCCGGTCGAAACCTCGGCGGGCAAGCAAACCGTGCGCAACGATATCTACGGGGTATCTGCGATCTACGACGTCGGCAGCTACGTGCTAACGGCCGCGTTCGCGCAGGTGGCGCCGAAGCTCGCAGGCAACGGCATCGCGCGCTCGTACATCGTCGGCGCGACAGTGCCGTGGGGACGTCACGCGGTGCGCGCGTCGGTGGTCTATCGCGATACATCGGGAGTGCGTGACAGTGCTGGCGATCCGGCGAAGGACTCGGCGCTCGGCGCGATGCTCGGCTACGACTACTCGCTGTCGAAGCGCACGTCGCTGTATGCGCGCGCGGGCTTCATCCGCAACTACGGGATTTCGAGTGTGATTCTGAACAGTAATCCGCTGCCGCTGCAAACGGGGACCGCGTCGCCTGAACTGGGCACGACGCCGATGACGGCGTCACTCGGCATCTATCACCTGTTCTGA
- a CDS encoding M20 aminoacylase family protein, with protein MSHNINIDPAIREQAAEFVELRRRIHAHPELGFEEVETSRLVAGKLKEWGYQVTEGIGGTGVVGRLKLGDGTRAIGIRADMDALPIIEDTGLPYASRVHGKMHACGHDGHTAILLAAAHYFAQTRRFDGTLNLIFQPAEEGQGGAVRMMEEGLFERFPCDAVYALHNAPGVPVGMFIVQQGAMAASADLVTVTLTGKGMHAAMPHLSRDPVVAAASIVMALQTIVARNVPPADAAVLTVGAIQAGTAHNVVPNTATILLTVRTLSNEVQQLIETRLREIVESQAASFGVSAHIDYQRVTRVLMNTAQETARAREAVAAVVGAQNILPLPPGMMGGEDFSWMLEKVPGCYVALGNGHEGHGTCMIHNPGYDFNDQALPIGVAYWAALVEQYLSA; from the coding sequence TTGTCCCATAACATCAATATCGATCCCGCAATTCGCGAGCAGGCGGCCGAATTCGTCGAATTGCGCCGGCGCATTCATGCACATCCGGAACTGGGATTCGAAGAAGTCGAAACGAGCCGGCTCGTCGCCGGGAAACTTAAGGAATGGGGTTATCAGGTTACTGAAGGCATCGGGGGTACGGGGGTGGTCGGCCGTCTGAAACTCGGCGACGGCACGCGCGCGATCGGCATTCGCGCGGACATGGACGCGCTGCCGATCATCGAGGACACCGGTCTGCCGTATGCGAGCCGGGTGCACGGCAAGATGCATGCATGCGGGCACGACGGACACACGGCGATCCTGCTGGCGGCCGCGCATTACTTTGCACAAACGCGGCGCTTCGACGGCACGTTGAACCTGATCTTCCAGCCGGCCGAAGAGGGGCAGGGCGGCGCCGTGCGGATGATGGAAGAGGGTCTGTTCGAGCGCTTTCCGTGCGACGCGGTCTACGCGCTGCATAACGCACCGGGCGTGCCGGTCGGCATGTTCATCGTGCAGCAGGGCGCGATGGCGGCATCGGCCGATCTGGTGACGGTCACACTGACCGGCAAGGGCATGCACGCCGCGATGCCGCATCTGAGCCGCGATCCCGTGGTGGCTGCCGCGAGCATCGTGATGGCACTGCAGACCATCGTCGCGCGCAACGTGCCGCCGGCCGATGCCGCGGTGCTGACCGTCGGTGCGATCCAGGCCGGCACCGCGCACAACGTCGTGCCCAACACGGCGACGATCCTGCTGACCGTGCGCACGCTCAGCAACGAGGTCCAGCAACTGATCGAAACGCGCTTGCGCGAGATCGTCGAGAGCCAGGCGGCCAGCTTCGGCGTCAGTGCGCACATCGACTATCAGCGGGTCACGCGCGTGCTGATGAACACCGCTCAGGAGACCGCGCGCGCTCGCGAAGCGGTTGCCGCGGTGGTCGGCGCACAGAACATCCTGCCGCTGCCGCCGGGCATGATGGGCGGTGAGGACTTCTCGTGGATGCTGGAGAAAGTGCCGGGCTGCTACGTCGCGCTCGGCAACGGTCACGAAGGTCACGGCACCTGCATGATTCACAACCCCGGCTACGACTTCAACGATCAGGCGCTGCCGATCGGCGTCGCCTACTGGGCCGCGCTCGTCGAGCAATACCTCTCAGCCTGA
- a CDS encoding LysR substrate-binding domain-containing protein: MAIKLHQLRALVAVADHGTIVGASRALFVSQPAVTKAIRELETDIGMSLFGRSVNGVALTRTGESLLRHARLIVGELGRAEQQMAMERGAQEGRVTIGVTPLAALTLLPDAYARFRLDMPHITVEFLEFHATKLQDRLRQGSLDFALAAATESSADSSIECSELLSYPLAFAVRANGALAKASSLADLCDVEWVHSDTTDDYPQFVADLFNRQGLPVPSRITRCTSQSLMYSLALSIDAVMAWASHTLELVNSTGHMKRLDFVETSRTARLHLMQREGAIHTRPADYFIRCIREAALM; encoded by the coding sequence ATGGCAATTAAGCTTCATCAATTGCGCGCACTGGTCGCCGTCGCGGATCATGGCACGATCGTCGGCGCCTCGCGGGCGCTATTCGTCAGTCAGCCAGCCGTTACCAAAGCCATTCGGGAACTGGAAACCGATATCGGCATGTCGTTATTCGGCCGTAGCGTCAATGGCGTCGCTCTTACGCGCACCGGGGAATCTCTGTTGCGGCATGCGCGGTTGATCGTCGGGGAACTCGGGCGCGCCGAACAGCAGATGGCGATGGAGCGAGGCGCGCAGGAAGGCCGCGTGACGATCGGTGTGACGCCGCTCGCGGCACTTACGCTGCTGCCCGATGCTTATGCACGGTTTCGCCTGGATATGCCGCACATCACAGTCGAATTTCTCGAGTTTCACGCGACGAAACTACAGGATCGGTTGCGCCAGGGTTCGCTCGATTTCGCGCTCGCCGCGGCGACCGAATCGTCCGCCGATTCGTCGATCGAATGTTCGGAACTGCTGTCTTATCCTTTGGCGTTCGCAGTGCGCGCGAACGGTGCGCTCGCGAAGGCCAGTTCGCTCGCCGATCTGTGCGATGTCGAATGGGTCCACTCCGACACTACCGACGACTATCCGCAATTTGTCGCCGATCTGTTCAACCGTCAGGGCCTGCCGGTGCCGAGCCGGATCACTCGCTGCACGTCGCAATCGCTGATGTACAGCCTCGCACTCAGCATCGACGCGGTGATGGCCTGGGCTTCGCACACGCTCGAACTCGTGAACTCGACGGGGCATATGAAAAGGCTGGATTTCGTTGAAACGTCGCGCACTGCGAGATTGCATCTGATGCAGCGCGAAGGCGCGATTCACACGCGCCCGGCCGACTATTTCATTCGCTGCATTCGCGAGGCCGCGCTGATGTGA
- a CDS encoding basic amino acid/polyamine antiporter, whose product MDKRVRLSAPGLMAMVIGSMVGVGVFSLPQALGKYTGVVGSLISWTITGSGMLILALIFQRLAWRKAELDVGVYTYARVGFGRYTGFLSAFGYWCASCLGNVAYLVLIKSALAIVVPSFGAGNTFSAIVSSSLMIWVFHYLILRGVKGSSIANASMTVAKLLALGLFAVLVLSSVEWRVFVANLWTGPEPSATGLFDEVRKTMLGTVFVFLGVEGASVYSRHARERRDVGVATVLGFLCVLALMVMVTLLSYGVLPLEQLGTLRNPSMAGVLSAAVGVWGAVVVKLGLLISVLGSYLAWTLIAAEILHAAGKSRTMPAFLGRENRNHVPVAALWMTSLVIQAFLIVTLFSKEAFTLAKEFTTSMSLIPYLFVAGYGLKLAASGESYAGQPWSRRIDFMLALMGCVYALFLVYAGGLHYLLMSTVLYTAATAWFYIAERRKGKRPVFTVLERWLFIVVLLTALVAFADLVRNHFGA is encoded by the coding sequence ATGGACAAGCGCGTCAGACTTTCAGCGCCGGGCCTGATGGCGATGGTGATCGGCTCGATGGTCGGGGTGGGCGTCTTTTCGTTGCCGCAGGCGCTCGGCAAATATACCGGCGTCGTCGGGTCGTTGATCAGCTGGACCATCACCGGCTCCGGCATGCTGATACTCGCGCTGATCTTTCAACGGCTCGCATGGCGCAAGGCCGAGCTCGACGTCGGCGTCTATACATATGCGCGCGTCGGGTTCGGACGCTATACGGGATTTCTGTCGGCGTTCGGCTACTGGTGCGCCAGCTGTCTCGGCAACGTGGCCTATCTCGTGCTGATCAAGTCCGCGCTCGCGATCGTCGTGCCCTCGTTCGGCGCCGGCAATACGTTTAGCGCGATCGTCAGTTCCTCGCTGATGATCTGGGTGTTTCACTATCTGATTCTGCGCGGCGTGAAGGGCTCGTCGATTGCGAATGCGTCTATGACGGTCGCCAAGTTGCTTGCGCTCGGACTGTTCGCGGTGCTCGTGCTGTCGAGCGTCGAGTGGCGGGTGTTCGTCGCGAATCTGTGGACCGGTCCCGAGCCGTCGGCGACCGGTCTTTTCGATGAGGTGCGCAAGACGATGTTAGGGACGGTCTTCGTGTTTCTCGGCGTCGAAGGCGCGAGCGTTTATTCACGGCACGCGCGCGAGCGGCGCGACGTCGGCGTCGCGACCGTGCTCGGCTTTCTATGCGTGCTTGCGTTGATGGTCATGGTCACGTTGTTGTCGTATGGCGTATTGCCGCTCGAGCAGCTGGGTACGCTAAGAAATCCGTCGATGGCTGGCGTGCTGAGCGCCGCGGTCGGTGTCTGGGGCGCGGTCGTGGTCAAGCTCGGCCTGTTGATCTCGGTACTCGGCTCCTATCTCGCATGGACGCTGATCGCCGCCGAAATTCTGCACGCGGCGGGCAAGAGCCGTACGATGCCCGCGTTTCTCGGCCGAGAAAACCGCAACCACGTACCGGTCGCCGCGCTATGGATGACGAGCCTCGTGATCCAGGCGTTTCTGATCGTGACGCTGTTTTCGAAAGAAGCGTTCACGCTGGCCAAGGAGTTCACGACATCGATGAGCCTGATTCCATATCTGTTCGTCGCCGGCTATGGATTGAAGCTCGCCGCGAGCGGCGAATCGTATGCGGGGCAGCCGTGGTCACGGCGCATCGACTTCATGCTCGCGCTGATGGGCTGCGTCTATGCGCTCTTTCTCGTGTACGCGGGCGGCCTGCATTATCTGTTGATGTCGACCGTGCTTTACACGGCGGCGACTGCATGGTTCTACATCGCCGAGCGTCGCAAGGGAAAACGGCCTGTGTTTACGGTGCTGGAACGCTGGCTGTTCATCGTGGTTCTGCTTACCGCGCTGGTCGCGTTCGCCGATCTCGTGCGCAATCATTTCGGGGCTTGA
- a CDS encoding basic amino acid/polyamine antiporter, which produces MATQVETKLSLPALTAMVVGSMVGAGIFSLPRNFARATGPFGAVIAWCVAGIGMYALARVFQALAQRRPELDAGVFAYARAGFGDYAGFLSAFGYWMAGCFGNVSYWVLIKSTLGAFVPVFGEGNTATAIIVSSVGIWLFHLVMLRGVQQATMINTIVTVAKVIPIVLFIVILIALFRADMFHANLREGNDQLGNGLFSQVRATMLVTVFVFVGIEGASVYSRYAKKRSDVGAATITGFVAVLCLLVLVTLLPYASLPRADLAVMRQPSMAAVLGALLGPFGVVFISAGLIVSILGAYLAWSLICAEVLFAAARLETMPRIFARQNERKLPVAAIWLTSTVVQCFVVSTYWSTDAFALMLNLTSSMALIPYFLVAAYGIKAARRDSGQNGGTLSGALRTEYFVAMFATFYTAFLLFAGGLKFLMLSALLYAPGTVLYVLAKRERGMRVFSKVEWVIFAVAACGAIAALIGLATGTIVI; this is translated from the coding sequence ATGGCAACCCAGGTCGAGACGAAACTGTCGTTACCCGCATTGACCGCGATGGTCGTCGGCTCAATGGTGGGCGCAGGGATATTCTCGTTGCCGCGCAATTTCGCACGCGCGACCGGACCGTTCGGAGCCGTCATTGCATGGTGCGTGGCGGGCATCGGCATGTATGCGCTGGCGCGCGTGTTCCAGGCGCTCGCACAGCGCCGGCCCGAACTCGATGCCGGCGTGTTCGCCTATGCGCGAGCGGGCTTTGGCGATTATGCGGGCTTTCTATCCGCATTCGGCTACTGGATGGCCGGCTGCTTCGGCAACGTGTCGTACTGGGTGCTGATCAAATCGACGCTCGGCGCTTTCGTCCCCGTCTTTGGCGAGGGCAATACGGCGACCGCGATCATCGTGTCGTCGGTGGGCATCTGGCTGTTTCATCTGGTGATGCTGCGCGGTGTCCAGCAGGCCACGATGATCAACACGATCGTGACGGTCGCGAAAGTGATTCCGATCGTGCTGTTCATCGTGATACTGATCGCGCTGTTTCGCGCCGACATGTTTCATGCAAATCTGCGGGAAGGCAACGATCAGCTCGGCAACGGCCTGTTCTCGCAGGTTCGCGCGACGATGCTCGTCACCGTCTTCGTGTTCGTCGGTATCGAAGGTGCGAGCGTGTACTCGCGCTACGCGAAAAAGCGCTCGGACGTCGGCGCCGCGACGATCACCGGCTTCGTCGCCGTGCTGTGTCTGCTGGTGCTGGTGACTCTGCTGCCTTACGCGAGCTTGCCGCGCGCCGATCTCGCGGTGATGCGCCAACCGTCGATGGCCGCGGTACTCGGCGCGCTGCTCGGCCCATTCGGCGTCGTGTTCATCAGCGCCGGTCTGATCGTTTCGATCCTTGGCGCATACCTCGCATGGTCGCTGATCTGTGCCGAGGTGCTGTTCGCCGCTGCGCGTCTCGAGACGATGCCGCGCATCTTCGCGCGACAAAACGAGCGCAAGCTGCCGGTCGCGGCGATCTGGCTCACGAGCACCGTGGTGCAGTGTTTCGTCGTCAGCACGTACTGGTCGACCGATGCGTTTGCGCTGATGCTCAATCTGACGAGTTCGATGGCGCTGATTCCGTATTTCCTCGTGGCTGCGTACGGCATCAAGGCTGCGCGCCGCGATAGTGGACAGAATGGAGGCACCTTGAGCGGTGCGTTGCGCACCGAGTATTTCGTCGCGATGTTCGCGACGTTCTATACGGCCTTTCTGCTGTTCGCGGGCGGCCTGAAATTCCTGATGCTATCGGCACTGCTTTATGCGCCCGGTACGGTGCTGTATGTATTGGCCAAACGCGAGCGCGGCATGCGGGTGTTTTCGAAAGTCGAGTGGGTCATCTTTGCCGTCGCGGCCTGCGGCGCGATTGCCGCGCTGATCGGCCTCGCGACCGGCACGATCGTCATCTGA
- a CDS encoding efflux transporter outer membrane subunit codes for MIRARHCLLVVAALLLEAGCSGSLQLEKPAAFPPQYSEAQPDAATPMSAQDLAAWWTQYDDPTLNKLIELALARNFDIATAYARVDQVQAGIRLARSQLLPSLGASVSGARFHGGETQLEFAQFLGITNTDAQFFRVGLQAQWEIDLFGQGRSRLSAAREQVRAAAGDAEALRLSVVSGVADLYVTYRGLLRQRTILLQSRAIADDFVDIAEKSFTAGLVMSTDIEAARAGRAQVDARLQDLENGIAQARLNLQNLCGVQPAEFAGILDESDTLMTALPHIEPGQPVDLLMRRPDLIAAQARVNAAVRQSDVARLNYWPTISLSGMLARNGWEFAGQNLGTSTFWLFGAAMAMPLIDFGARRSQVESSDAQAQQAMFNYEKTALGAFYDVERALARLNRQDELFNARNEEVARRTTQLNQVRRRYELGDTGRVDIDQVRVALLESQSSQAREEVGKLQAQFALFRAMGGGWLANPPVAANPQTPTGPAAAAGNAPAPASQ; via the coding sequence ATGATCCGCGCGCGCCACTGTCTTCTCGTCGTCGCGGCGCTGCTGCTCGAAGCAGGTTGTTCGGGTTCGTTGCAGCTGGAAAAGCCCGCCGCGTTTCCGCCGCAGTATTCGGAGGCCCAACCGGACGCGGCGACCCCGATGTCCGCGCAGGATCTCGCCGCATGGTGGACCCAGTACGACGATCCGACGCTGAACAAACTGATCGAACTCGCGCTCGCACGCAACTTCGACATCGCCACCGCTTACGCGCGCGTCGATCAGGTCCAGGCCGGGATTCGGTTGGCTCGCTCGCAACTGTTGCCATCGCTCGGTGCGAGCGTGAGCGGCGCAAGGTTTCACGGCGGCGAGACGCAGCTCGAGTTCGCGCAGTTCCTCGGCATCACCAATACCGATGCGCAGTTCTTTCGAGTAGGTCTGCAGGCGCAATGGGAGATCGATCTGTTCGGCCAGGGACGCTCGCGGCTCTCGGCGGCACGGGAGCAGGTACGCGCGGCTGCGGGCGATGCGGAAGCGCTGCGCCTGAGCGTGGTGTCGGGTGTCGCGGATCTGTACGTCACGTATCGCGGCCTGTTGCGTCAGCGCACGATCCTGTTGCAAAGCCGCGCGATCGCGGACGACTTCGTCGACATCGCCGAAAAGAGCTTTACCGCGGGCCTCGTGATGAGTACCGACATCGAAGCGGCGCGCGCTGGCCGTGCGCAGGTCGATGCGCGTTTGCAGGACCTGGAGAACGGCATCGCTCAGGCGCGGCTGAATTTGCAGAATCTGTGCGGCGTGCAGCCAGCGGAGTTCGCGGGAATCCTCGATGAAAGCGACACGCTGATGACCGCGCTGCCGCATATCGAGCCCGGCCAACCCGTCGATCTGCTGATGCGGCGGCCGGATCTGATCGCGGCGCAGGCCCGCGTGAATGCGGCGGTCAGACAGTCGGATGTCGCGCGACTCAACTACTGGCCGACCATATCGCTAAGCGGCATGCTCGCGCGCAACGGTTGGGAGTTCGCAGGTCAAAACCTGGGGACCAGCACGTTCTGGCTATTCGGCGCGGCGATGGCGATGCCGTTGATCGACTTCGGCGCGCGGCGCTCGCAGGTGGAGTCGTCGGATGCGCAGGCGCAGCAGGCGATGTTCAACTACGAAAAGACCGCGCTCGGCGCATTCTATGACGTCGAGCGTGCGCTGGCGCGTTTGAACCGGCAGGACGAGTTGTTCAATGCGCGCAATGAAGAAGTCGCGCGTCGTACCACGCAGCTGAACCAGGTGCGACGTCGCTACGAGCTCGGCGATACCGGCCGCGTCGATATCGATCAGGTGCGGGTTGCGCTGCTCGAAAGCCAGTCGTCGCAGGCGAGGGAAGAGGTCGGCAAACTGCAGGCACAGTTCGCGCTGTTCAGAGCGATGGGGGGCGGCTGGTTGGCCAATCCGCCAGTCGCAGCGAATCCACAAACGCCGACGGGACCCGCGGCCGCCGCCGGGAACGCACCGGCGCCGGCGTCACAATGA
- a CDS encoding efflux RND transporter permease subunit encodes MNLARPLIEKPLIAWVLTLISLLGGLFAYYNIGRLEDPKFTIKTSVVVTLYPGASAHEVEQEVTDRLESAIQQMPQVEKLTSRSMPGYSEIRVQIRDQYTSAQLPQVWDELRNSVSDAQVRLPPGAGPTLVLDRFGDVYGMFYALTGEGYTQAQLYAYARELRRQLLTLDDVSDIVIAGQQQEQISVDVDQSQLIANNLSTDDLAQTLFLQNEVRPAGRERVGDLSLRIAPTGSLDSLQAIRSLPVNNTPGPLLLGDIARVSHGYATIPNQVIHYNGEPAVTIGISARPRVNVVRVGERITAKLAELERDRPIGIKLYSLYDQPQVVDESVRGFIFDVFLSVSIVGVALGIGLGWRAGIVLGVELFLSILGTLLVMYAAGIELQRISLGALIIVMGMLTDNSIVVVEGMLVRVQRGKSHLEAATEILKQSQWILLASTIVGILAFSGIGLSPDAVGEFCASLFAVAAISLLFSWVIAIALTPLFGTYLFKPADIIDEDPFKAKLYKRYGELLSWVTRRRVLVVIGLVALTVLAGWAFRFVEQSFFPASTTPIFYVDMRLPRGADIRAVVEKSREVEKVLLEHADVSNVQTYIGSGATRFFLVYDPETRDPSYAQFIVGAKDLRLIDIMLPDIEADLKKRFPEQHWTVTRPNFGPGGGAAIQARFSGPDPAVLRRLSQEAQNVLKADGRIIAIRDDWENPISIVRPEFDESRARSLGVTRRQVTDTMAYATEGLRAGIYREGDQLLPIVLLSPDYTRGVAGLQDLQVFSAGLRRYVPLGDVVDGFTVGTEEGQIAREDRIRTITVSANPIYGQNSVDAFNRIRSGIEDIKLPSGYRFEWGGEHESSTRAQQSLFRQLPLGFIAMALLVLMMFGRLKPALVVLLVVPMSICGVTIGLLLFRGAFGFMALLGLLSLIGMLIKNGVVLVEEMDAQVAAGVPRMQAVTHGAMSRLRPVMLSAGTTALGMAPLLWDPFFKDMAITIMSGLAFATVLTMVAVPALYSMLFSIKQAEWEPGRHPEAK; translated from the coding sequence ATGAACCTCGCGCGCCCCCTGATCGAAAAGCCGTTGATCGCATGGGTTCTGACGCTGATCTCGCTGTTGGGCGGCCTTTTTGCGTACTACAACATCGGGCGGCTCGAAGACCCGAAGTTCACGATCAAGACTTCGGTCGTCGTGACGCTGTATCCGGGCGCGAGTGCGCACGAGGTCGAGCAGGAGGTGACGGACCGCCTCGAAAGCGCGATCCAGCAGATGCCGCAGGTCGAGAAGCTGACCTCGCGTTCCATGCCGGGCTACTCTGAAATCCGCGTCCAGATTCGCGACCAGTACACGTCGGCGCAATTGCCGCAAGTGTGGGACGAATTGCGCAACTCTGTGTCGGATGCGCAGGTACGGCTGCCGCCGGGGGCGGGCCCGACACTCGTGCTCGACCGCTTCGGCGACGTCTACGGGATGTTCTACGCGCTGACCGGCGAGGGCTATACGCAGGCGCAACTGTATGCGTACGCGCGCGAACTGCGCCGCCAGTTGCTGACGCTCGACGACGTGTCCGACATCGTGATCGCCGGTCAGCAGCAGGAGCAGATCTCGGTCGACGTCGACCAGTCGCAACTGATCGCCAACAATCTTTCCACCGACGACCTCGCGCAGACGCTGTTCCTGCAGAACGAGGTGCGGCCCGCGGGCCGCGAGCGCGTCGGCGACTTGTCGTTGCGGATTGCGCCGACCGGCTCGCTCGATTCACTGCAGGCCATCCGCTCGCTGCCCGTCAACAATACGCCCGGCCCGCTTCTGCTCGGCGACATTGCTCGCGTGAGCCATGGCTACGCGACGATTCCGAACCAGGTCATTCACTACAACGGTGAGCCCGCGGTCACGATCGGCATCAGCGCGCGACCGCGCGTCAACGTGGTGAGGGTCGGCGAACGGATCACGGCGAAACTCGCCGAACTCGAGCGCGACCGCCCGATCGGCATCAAGCTGTACTCGCTTTACGATCAGCCGCAGGTCGTCGATGAGAGCGTGCGCGGTTTCATCTTCGACGTGTTCCTGTCCGTGTCGATCGTCGGTGTCGCGCTCGGCATCGGGCTTGGGTGGCGTGCGGGGATCGTGCTCGGCGTCGAGTTGTTCCTGTCGATTCTCGGCACGCTGCTCGTCATGTACGCGGCGGGGATCGAGTTGCAGCGCATTTCGCTCGGTGCGCTGATCATCGTGATGGGCATGCTGACCGATAACAGCATCGTGGTGGTCGAGGGCATGCTCGTGAGGGTGCAGCGAGGCAAGTCGCATCTCGAGGCGGCGACCGAGATTCTCAAACAAAGCCAATGGATTCTGCTTGCGTCGACCATCGTGGGGATTCTGGCTTTTTCGGGCATCGGTCTGTCGCCGGATGCGGTCGGCGAATTCTGTGCGTCGCTGTTCGCCGTCGCTGCGATTTCGCTGCTATTTAGCTGGGTGATCGCCATCGCGCTGACGCCGCTGTTCGGCACGTATCTTTTCAAGCCCGCGGACATCATCGATGAAGACCCGTTCAAGGCGAAGCTGTACAAGCGTTATGGCGAGTTATTGTCATGGGTCACCCGACGGCGCGTGCTCGTGGTGATCGGCCTCGTCGCGCTGACGGTACTCGCCGGCTGGGCGTTCCGTTTTGTCGAGCAGAGCTTCTTCCCCGCGTCGACGACGCCGATCTTCTATGTCGATATGCGTTTGCCGCGCGGCGCCGATATTCGCGCGGTCGTCGAAAAGAGTCGCGAAGTCGAGAAGGTGCTGCTCGAGCATGCGGATGTCAGCAACGTGCAGACGTATATCGGCTCCGGCGCGACGCGCTTCTTCCTTGTCTACGATCCGGAGACGCGCGATCCGTCGTACGCGCAGTTCATCGTCGGCGCGAAGGACCTGCGCCTGATCGACATCATGCTTCCGGACATCGAAGCGGATCTCAAGAAGCGTTTCCCCGAGCAGCACTGGACGGTGACGCGGCCGAACTTCGGCCCCGGCGGAGGCGCGGCAATTCAGGCGCGCTTCTCCGGTCCCGATCCGGCCGTGCTGCGTCGCTTGTCGCAGGAAGCGCAGAACGTGCTGAAGGCCGACGGCCGCATCATCGCGATCCGCGACGACTGGGAGAACCCGATCAGCATCGTGCGGCCGGAATTCGACGAGTCGCGCGCGCGCTCGCTCGGTGTGACGCGCCGGCAGGTCACCGACACCATGGCTTATGCAACCGAGGGCCTGCGCGCGGGCATCTATCGCGAAGGCGATCAGTTGCTGCCGATCGTGCTGCTCTCGCCCGACTACACGCGCGGCGTCGCGGGTCTGCAGGACTTGCAGGTGTTCAGCGCCGGTCTGCGCCGTTACGTGCCGCTCGGCGACGTGGTCGACGGCTTCACGGTCGGGACCGAGGAAGGTCAGATCGCGCGCGAGGACCGGATTCGCACGATCACCGTATCGGCGAACCCTATCTATGGGCAGAACAGTGTCGACGCCTTCAACCGCATTCGCTCGGGCATCGAGGACATCAAGCTGCCTTCGGGCTATCGCTTCGAATGGGGCGGCGAGCACGAATCGTCGACGCGCGCGCAGCAAAGCCTGTTCCGGCAACTGCCGCTCGGTTTCATCGCGATGGCGCTGCTCGTGCTGATGATGTTCGGACGCCTGAAGCCCGCGCTCGTCGTGCTGCTCGTCGTGCCGATGTCGATCTGCGGCGTGACGATCGGTCTGCTGCTGTTCCGTGGCGCGTTCGGCTTCATGGCGTTGCTCGGTCTATTGAGCCTGATCGGCATGCTGATCAAGAACGGCGTCGTGCTCGTCGAAGAAATGGATGCGCAGGTCGCCGCCGGCGTACCTCGCATGCAGGCGGTGACCCACGGTGCGATGAGCCGCTTGCGTCCGGTGATGCTGTCGGCCGGCACGACGGCGCTCGGCATGGCGCCCCTGTTGTGGGACCCGTTCTTCAAGGACATGGCGATTACGATCATGTCGGGCCTTGCTTTCGCCACCGTACTGACGATGGTCGCCGTGCCGGCGCTGTACTCGATGCTGTTCTCGATCAAGCAGGCGGAATGGGAGCCGGGCCGACACCCGGAAGCAAAATGA